From the genome of Cytophagia bacterium CHB2:
TTCTTTCGCGCGCATATTCCACCGCTTGGAGACGGTTGTGCAATTGCAGCTTGTCGAGAATATTGTGGATGTGATTCTTCACCGTCTGCGTTTGGATGGAGAGCTGTTGGGCGATTGCCTTGTTGGACAACCCTTCGGCAATTTGCTTTATAATTTCCACCTCGCGCGGCGTCAGTTTAACAGAGCTGAGCGGTATTTTCAGCACGCGTTCGCCGGTCAGCTCCGCGATGCGCGAGAACAGCGAGGCCGTCACCTGCGGCGAGCTGAACGATTCACCGCGATGGACCGCGCGTATAGTTTCGACCAGCGTGTCAAATGAAGCTTCTTTCAAAACATAGCCGGCGGCCCCGGCTTCAATACTCGTCATGATTTCAGCGGCCAAATCACACATGCCGAGGATGATCACTTTGACTTCCGGCATGTCGCGATGCAACGTTTGCGTCACTTCGATTCCGTCCTTGGACGGCATGCCAATGTCAATCAGCGCCACTTCCGGGTTCAGGTCTTTGATTTCTTCGATGGCTTTGCGGCCGCTTGCCGCCCCGCCGATCACGACGATCCCCTCTTGCTCCGCCAGCATGGCAACCAGGCCTTCCCGGAGCAAGCGATTGTCGTCCGCAATGAACACGCGAATGGGTTCATTCATACAAAGTCATCTTCCTGGGGGGTAATACAGTATGCGCCGGCTATTCTTTCTAAGCCTAAAGCCAGAGTTGCCTGCATACTGAAACGATTTAACAGTTCTGGTCATGATTATCGGAGATTAGAAATAGAGTATCACAATAATAAAAAGCCTGATGCAAATTGCAATGTGAAAATAAAGGACCCCAAATTTGCAAGGCCTGTAATCTAACGATTGCAGGCCTAGTGCGTCTGACATCAAACGGTGTGCTGGTAGATTCGTTCGCGCTTATTTGTTTGTCACTTCCCAACAAGCCCAGCCCGAGTGTTTCGTTTTGTTTTTCAAACGGCCAAAGCGCGGCGGCTGATAATAGACCTCCACGCCGGAAGAGGGCATTTCTGCAGCGGCGGACGATATATCCAAACAATCGCAATATTTTGGCGGCGCCGGCTGAGGGGAGTTTTGGGATTGACGCGCCAAGCCAACGGGTCGACGGCCTAGCGCCTCTTGCAGTAAGGGCGCAAGTTTATCGGTATCGTAAACGGCAAGCGCAATCGATGTTTGGGTCCACTCTTTGAGTCGCGCAAAAGACTGCGAGGCTATTTCTTTGGCAAAGCGATGTACTTCGGAAAATCCGACCTCGCCAAAGCGGCGCAGCGGCTCAATATCTAAATAAGCCAGATGCAGATCCTCGGCGGAGGCCAGTATATAGCGGCTATAGGGAGCAAGCTCGGTCACGATCCCCGGCGTTCCGCTGTAGCAAGCGGAGAGCACCACCAAATCGAACTTCATCAGGTTCGGATCGACTTCGGATACCAGGCACGATAGTCCCTGCGCGAGTCCGTGCGCGGTCATACTTTGGCGTGAAGTCTCCCGGTTCAGTTCCGACAGGGAGTGGCCAAAATAGAGAAATCCGGACGCCCTTTCCTGTGCGCCCGGGTTACGATAAGTCTTGAAGATTTCAATTTCGCTGTCCAGCTCGGAGAACTGCGTGCGGCGATGATACGATCCGCTCGCCAACTGCACGCCGTTGCGAAAATAGTAAAATGAGCCGTCCGTCCGCTTGATGAGAAACAGCCATTTTCTCTTCGGCTTTTGATGAAAGATGAACACCTCGGCGTGGGCATTACTTTCCGCAACTGCAATAGCTTGTTGCAGAATAACCTTGTCAGCTTCGAACCGTTTGCCTTTTTGGTCGTGATAGGTGTAGCTCCCGTCGCCATGGATAAAAAAGACGAGCGTACTCTTACTTTCGGATTCATGGATCCCGGAGACTGACGTGTCTCGCCGGACCCCGTAATTTCGATGACACGAAATAAGAACGAGCGAGACGAACAGCAACGCAACGGCAGTCATTGGCTTCATGCTCATACCTCCAGCGTTCAGGCCCAAGGCACGTTGTACATTTTTTGCCAGTTTCCATTAAACCAGAAGCAGCACGAGGATAATGATGATCAGCACAGTGGTCGTCGTGACAATCGTGACGGGTCTGGCCTGCTCCATGTCCTGGACGACATAATCGGCGAACTGGTCGAGTTGAGCATCACTGACTTGCTGGTAGTTGTTCAACCCGTTCAGCTCGTTGAATTTTTCCTGAGTCCGGTTGCGCAGCTCGGCCACCACTTGCAGGTCGCTGGAGGAGAAAGCCGGCATCCGTTCAATGGTATCAGCCGCTTTGAATACTTTTTCAAAACTCCGGTTCAAGATTTCTCTCTTTTCGACCGGATTATGTTCCTTCTTTACCTGAAGCGCAACGCCGTTGAAATGTTCCTTCAGTTTATTTTCCGCTTTGGTCGCGCCGTCCTGCGCCAGCACCGGCAGAGCGATGAGTAGACAACAGAGTGCTGCGAGATTTCGCTTCAATCTTGACATGATAAACTCCTTTTGAAATGATGATAGTTAAAAAACAGTCCGAGCGCCTTCGTCTTTTTCGCAAAAGAATCCGGCTCTCGGACGGCGTCGTCATCCTTAACGTCTACGATTTCCTTACCCTGCATTCGCGCGACTTTAGACATTGCCGCAGGCCCTGAGTCCGGCTTTTTACCTGACTTGGTTAGCGTACCGTGCCGCGCCGAAGCATGTTAACGACGGCGAGCAGGATGATGGCGCCAAAAAGCGAAACCAGGATAGCCGGCAGACCATAATTGCCCTGACCGATGGTCGAAATGCCGAACAGCGGTGTCAACACGTAGCCGGCAATGAAAGCGCCGACAATGCCCACGACGATGTTAAGCAGGACGCCCTGCTGCCCATTGGTGTGCATGACGATGCTGGCAATCCAACCAATGATGCCGCCAACGACGAGGTAAACCAGAAAAGCTGTCATGAATTTTCTCCTAAGATTTTGAGAGTGTTTAAAGCCACTGACCGATCACGTGAAGTGGCCGGTCAGTTTTGATTTTTACCGCCTGCTATTGCTGCACATAAAACTCGATACGTCGATTTTCCGCACGACCAGCATCGGTGTCGTTGTCGCCTACGGGTTCACTTTCACCTTTGCCGACCGTTTTCATGCGATTTGCGGCTGTGCCTCTTTCCACCAGCCAATTTTTCACGGTTTGCGCGCGGCGCAGCGAGAGTCTCTGATTCGAGGCGTCACTGCCCACATAATCCGTGTGGCCGGAAATCTCCACCTGCACCTCCGGACTCGAAACGAGAGCGGCATAAGCATCTTCCAAAATGGGCTTCGAATCGCTGGTCAGCGTGGCTTTGCCAAATTCAAAATTGATTCCTTCCAGGACGACTTTCTTCCCCTTTTCGAGGACGATCCGATTTTGTATAACAACCGTATCTTTTACCGCAGGCCGGTCTTGTATGACAAGCCGATCCTGCATGACAATTCTTTCCTGAATGTCGTCCGCGGGATCAAACAAGTTGGACAGGCGTGCCGCTTCGGCGCCGTCGTTCGTGCCGCCGTTGTCCGTATCGATTTTCAACGGATCGGATTTGTATTTGTTCACCTCAGCGCCATCGGCCAGGCCATCGCCGTCGGTGTCCGCCTTCAAGGGGTTGGTTTTGTACTGATTGACTTCAGCGCCATCGCTTAAAGCATCACCATCGGTGTCCGCCTTCAAAGGATCGGATTTGTACTGATTGACTTCGGCGCCGTCGCTCAAAGCATCGCCGTCGGTATCAGGATTCTTGGGATCGGTGCCCAATTCTTTTTCCACTTTGTTCGTCAAACCGTCATGATCGCGATCGGCGTTCACGTTCGGTCCGGCAAACATAAATCCGGCGCTAAAGCCAAAAAATCCATCTTGCTTCTTGTTCGTAACATCATTGAGGTCGGTATCCGAGCGTTGGCGCCCGTCTAATTTATCGGACAACGATAAATTATACCCACCGCTCAGTTGCAATACCGCCTGGCTGCCGAGCCGGGTTTGGATTCCGACTCCCAGCGGGATCATCGGCAAAAAATCGGTGTTGCTTTTATCGATGGCTTTGGATACGCCAAATCCACCATATAAAAACGGATTAAAACTCTCTGAAGAAAAAGGGACGAAAAGCAGTCTATTGTCCGCCATCACCGTTTGTGCGGAATACACGCCGTCCGCTTGAAGTTCGGTGTATCCCACACCAAGCTGTCCCAACAAAAGTGGAGAAATGATTTTGTACTGCAAAAAGCCGCGGTACTGCATGCCCCATTTGTCGGCACTGCTATTGTGACCCTGGGCGCCGCCCACGGCAAGGCCGAGCGCGACGTTGGGATTGCCAAATTGGGCCGAGGCCTGGCTGTATGTTAAAAGCGATACCGCCAACAATGCAAATAATGTCAAACGTTTCATTTAGAAACTCCTTAGGGGGGTTATTGTGTATGAGCCTGGTTACAGGCGATCAGCGATACAATCAAAAATGTAAATAACGTCATCCGCTTCATGTGAACTCCTTATCGGTTGATAAAACGTGCGATCCGTAATGTGAAGATTCCAAGCTTCTCCGTGATCCGGCTGGCAAGCAACGCTGTTTTTAACGACCTCCAATCTTGGCATCTGCAGCCGGATCCCCGCCAACGCTTTCATCGTTGACACACGTGGCTGGATGCTGTGCGTTTTCGATGTAGCAATAACGACAAGTAAAGGCAGGGAAACAATAGACCTGAGGGTTCAAAAAGGGTCTAGGGTTGGACTACTACAATGATAGACCCCAGCGGATTTTTATAGATGAAAGTCCTAGTACCTCGGCTCAGGATTTTCTGTTTGTCTTGTTGTTATGCCGTGGGCCCGGACTGGGTTGTGGCGCTTGCGGGATGCACGTTGGGGAGTTAATTTTGCAGTAGTCGAACAGGTGAAGAGAATATGGAAACGACGAGGCGTAATATCTTGGAATTTGTTGCGAGGGGAGGAGGCCGGCAATTTTTCTCAGCCGGCCAGGCATTTTACTCCTGCTTCTCTTTAAGCAGGTTCCGTTCGCGAGCATATTCCACCGTTTCAAGGCGGGTATGCAGGTGGAGCTTATCAAGAATATTGTGGATGTGATTTTTTACGGTTTGGGCTTCGATGG
Proteins encoded in this window:
- a CDS encoding response regulator transcription factor; translated protein: MNEPIRVFIADDNRLLREGLVAMLAEQEGIVVIGGAASGRKAIEEIKDLNPEVALIDIGMPSKDGIEVTQTLHRDMPEVKVIILGMCDLAAEIMTSIEAGAAGYVLKEASFDTLVETIRAVHRGESFSSPQVTASLFSRIAELTGERVLKIPLSSVKLTPREVEIIKQIAEGLSNKAIAQQLSIQTQTVKNHIHNILDKLQLHNRLQAVEYARERKLLKEK
- a CDS encoding GlsB/YeaQ/YmgE family stress response membrane protein, which produces MTAFLVYLVVGGIIGWIASIVMHTNGQQGVLLNIVVGIVGAFIAGYVLTPLFGISTIGQGNYGLPAILVSLFGAIILLAVVNMLRRGTVR
- a CDS encoding OmpA family protein codes for the protein MKRLTLFALLAVSLLTYSQASAQFGNPNVALGLAVGGAQGHNSSADKWGMQYRGFLQYKIISPLLLGQLGVGYTELQADGVYSAQTVMADNRLLFVPFSSESFNPFLYGGFGVSKAIDKSNTDFLPMIPLGVGIQTRLGSQAVLQLSGGYNLSLSDKLDGRQRSDTDLNDVTNKKQDGFFGFSAGFMFAGPNVNADRDHDGLTNKVEKELGTDPKNPDTDGDALSDGAEVNQYKSDPLKADTDGDALSDGAEVNQYKTNPLKADTDGDGLADGAEVNKYKSDPLKIDTDNGGTNDGAEAARLSNLFDPADDIQERIVMQDRLVIQDRPAVKDTVVIQNRIVLEKGKKVVLEGINFEFGKATLTSDSKPILEDAYAALVSSPEVQVEISGHTDYVGSDASNQRLSLRRAQTVKNWLVERGTAANRMKTVGKGESEPVGDNDTDAGRAENRRIEFYVQQ